The Methylomagnum ishizawai genome has a window encoding:
- a CDS encoding nitrate/nitrite transporter gives MNLKEFKQAGHWPTLLSAFLYFDVSFMVWVMLGPLSLYITKDLGIPVGEKFTLVAIPILSGAVFRIVLGSLADHLGAKLTGILAQMLVIAGMAYVFLFGLGSKLEVELLGGLLGVAGASFAVALPQASRWYPPKFQGIVMGIAGAGNMGVVLDSMIVPVLAEKFGWQAVFGFLMIPLLIVLVIYAVLVKDAPDKRAPVTFANYAAVLKDVDCWWFMFFYSITFGGFVGLGNALPLYFTSWYHVSGVAAGLMAAIVVFAGSMFRPLGGYLADRLGGIKVLQVLFVLVSLCYLAISFMPEGPAAPSTSAEAKVAGWGFLELPAVAWGAVAIFFVGTLSLGMGNGSVFQLVPLRFRKEIGVVTGLVGCAGGVGGFFLAKALGWSWEMQHGFALGFSVFALLPLFGLGGLLLVKRRWRTTWGAVAEARV, from the coding sequence ATGAACCTCAAGGAATTCAAACAAGCGGGCCATTGGCCGACGCTGTTATCGGCCTTTTTGTATTTCGACGTGTCCTTCATGGTCTGGGTGATGCTGGGACCGTTGTCGCTCTACATCACCAAGGACCTGGGGATTCCGGTCGGGGAGAAATTCACCCTGGTCGCCATTCCCATCCTGTCGGGGGCGGTGTTCCGCATCGTCCTGGGCTCGCTGGCCGACCATCTCGGGGCCAAGCTGACCGGCATCCTGGCCCAGATGTTGGTCATCGCGGGGATGGCCTATGTGTTCTTGTTCGGGCTGGGCTCCAAGTTGGAGGTGGAGTTGCTGGGCGGGCTGTTGGGTGTGGCCGGGGCCAGTTTCGCCGTGGCCTTGCCGCAGGCCAGCCGTTGGTATCCACCCAAGTTCCAGGGCATCGTGATGGGCATCGCCGGGGCGGGCAATATGGGCGTGGTGCTGGATTCGATGATCGTGCCGGTGCTGGCGGAAAAATTCGGCTGGCAGGCGGTGTTCGGCTTCCTGATGATCCCGCTGCTCATCGTGCTGGTGATTTATGCGGTCCTGGTCAAGGACGCCCCGGACAAGCGCGCCCCGGTCACGTTCGCCAATTACGCGGCGGTGTTGAAGGACGTGGATTGCTGGTGGTTCATGTTCTTCTATTCCATCACCTTCGGCGGTTTCGTGGGCCTCGGGAACGCGCTGCCCTTGTATTTCACCAGTTGGTACCACGTTTCCGGGGTCGCGGCGGGGTTGATGGCGGCCATCGTGGTGTTCGCCGGGTCGATGTTCCGGCCTTTGGGCGGCTATCTGGCCGACCGGCTGGGCGGCATCAAGGTCTTGCAGGTGTTGTTCGTGCTGGTCTCGCTGTGCTATCTCGCGATCTCGTTCATGCCGGAAGGCCCGGCCGCGCCCAGCACCAGCGCCGAGGCCAAGGTGGCGGGCTGGGGCTTCCTGGAATTGCCCGCCGTGGCCTGGGGGGCGGTCGCCATCTTCTTCGTGGGCACGCTGTCGCTGGGGATGGGCAATGGCTCGGTATTCCAATTGGTGCCCTTGCGCTTCCGCAAGGAAATCGGCGTGGTCACGGGCTTGGTGGGCTGCGCCGGGGGCGTGGGCGGGTTTTTCCTGGCGAAGGCGCTGGGCTGGTCCTGGGAGATGCAACATGGGTTCGCCTTGGGGTTCAGCGTGTTCGCGCTGCTGCCTTTGTTCGGGCTGGGCGGGTTGTTGCTGGTCAAGCGGCGCTGGCGCACCACGTGGGGCGCGGTGGCGGAGGCGCGGGTATAG